Proteins from a single region of Enoplosus armatus isolate fEnoArm2 chromosome 6, fEnoArm2.hap1, whole genome shotgun sequence:
- the LOC139286436 gene encoding ETS domain-containing protein Elk-3-like, whose translation MDSAITLWQFLLQLLLDQSHKHLICWTSTDGEFKLLKSEEVAKLWGLRKNKTNMNYDKLSRALRYYYDKNIIKKVIGQKFVYKFVSFPEILKMDPQAVEMGLASGRFPLQEGEASELDVEEEEEEEGEEEAHRRTLAALGAQQCRNDYLRSGLYSSFSISSLQNQPELLRALRERQEEPRSVIRFGANANERSSPPSAKPESYASPRLSKLHSPSSPHTHPSQPGRSWSPAAEEEEDSDLSAQPLNLSSGHRERALQPPEKRSSSGRSSSTSSSSNQGDGLPPKSKKPKALEISAPSLLLAGSDIGSIALNSPALPSGSLTPAFFTAQTPSGLLLAHSPLLSGIHFWSSLSPVAPLSPARLQGHSSLFQFPSLINGHMPVPLPNLEGTPSSLLLSPTTHKS comes from the exons ATGGACAGTGCCATCACCCTGTGGcagtttctgctgcagctgctgctggaccaaAGTCACAAACACCTGATATGTTGGACGTCCACGGACGGAGAGTTCAAGCTCCTAAAGTCAGAGGAAGTGGCCAAGCTGTGGGGGCTGCGCAAGAACAAGACCAACATGAACTACGACAAGCTGAGCAGAGCGCTGCGCTACTACTATGACAAG AACATCATCAAGAAGGTGATTGGCCAGAAGTTTGTCTATAAGTTTGTGTCCTTCCCTGAGATCCTGAAGATGGACCCCCAGGCGGTGGAGATGGGCCTGGCTTCTGGAAGGTTTCCCCTCCAGGAAGGAGAGGCATCTGAGCTGGacgtagaggaggaggaggaagaggaaggagaggaggaggcccaTAGGAGGACCCTGGCAGCCCTGGGGGCGCAGCAGTGTCGGAACGACTACCTCCGCTCGGGTCTCTACTCCTCCTTCAGCATCAGCTCCCTGCAGAACCAGCCCGAGCTGCTCCGCGCCCTGCGGGAGCGCCAGGAGGAGCCGCGCTCCGTCATCCGCTTTGGCGCCAACGCCAACGAAAGGAGCTCCCCTCCTTCTGCCAAGCCTGAGTCTTACGCCTCCCCCAGGCTATCCAAACTCCACTCACCGTCCTCTCCCCACACCCACCCCTCCCAGCCCGGCCGAAGCTGGAGCCCAGCAgccgaagaggaggaggactctGACCTGAGCGCTCAGCCCCTCAACCTCTCCTCTGGGCACAGGGAGCGAGCCCTGCAGCCTCCtgagaagaggagcagcagtggtAGAAGTAGCTCtacaagtagtagtagtaaccAAGGAGATGGACTCCcaccaaaaagcaaaaagccCAAAGCTCTGGAGATCTCCGCCCCATCCCTGCTGCTCGCAGGGAGCGACATCGGCTCCATCGCCCTCAACAGTCCAGCGCTGCCGTCTGGCTCCCTCACTCCCGCCTTCTTCACTGCACAG ACTCCCTCTGGGTTGCTGCTGGCTCACAGTCCGCTGTTGTCAGGCATCCACTTCTGGAGCAGCTTGAGCCCCGTCGCCCCGCTCAGCCCCGCCCGGCTGCAGGGCCACAGCTCTCTCTTCCAG tTCCCCAGCCTAATCAACGGACACATGCCTGTCCCCCTGCCAAACCTGGAAGGAacaccctcctctctgctcctgtcCCCCACCACCCACAAATCCTGA